In one Mucilaginibacter ginsenosidivorax genomic region, the following are encoded:
- the cysM gene encoding cysteine synthase CysM, giving the protein MATLIDLIGNTPMVEIKKLNPNPNVKIFAKLEGNNPGGSVKDRASLNMIRSAIERGDIKPGTKLIEATSGNTGIALAMIARLFDLEIELVMPSNSTRERTLTMEAFGAKVTLLEGIELCRDYAEEKAATGEFYLVNQFANPDNFGAHIKSTGPEIWRDTESKITHFVSAMGTTGTIMGCSMYLKQQNHDIQIVGCQPTEGSSIPGIRRWPAAYLPKIFDASRVDRVMDISEEEATQRARELAKVEGVFAGMSSGGALSAAIKLASELTEGVIVFICCDRGDRYLSSELFG; this is encoded by the coding sequence ATGGCTACACTCATTGATTTAATAGGCAACACGCCTATGGTTGAAATAAAAAAGCTGAACCCTAATCCAAACGTAAAAATATTTGCCAAGCTGGAAGGCAACAACCCTGGTGGCAGCGTTAAAGACCGCGCATCGCTCAACATGATCCGCAGCGCTATTGAGCGTGGCGATATTAAACCCGGCACCAAATTAATTGAGGCCACCAGCGGCAATACAGGCATAGCGCTGGCCATGATTGCGCGGTTGTTTGATTTGGAAATTGAACTGGTAATGCCATCAAACTCCACCCGCGAACGCACACTTACCATGGAAGCTTTCGGGGCCAAAGTAACCTTGTTGGAAGGCATTGAACTTTGCCGCGATTACGCCGAAGAAAAAGCCGCCACAGGCGAATTTTACCTGGTAAACCAGTTTGCCAACCCCGACAATTTTGGCGCTCATATTAAAAGCACCGGCCCCGAAATTTGGCGCGATACGGAAAGCAAGATAACCCATTTTGTGAGCGCCATGGGCACTACCGGCACTATTATGGGCTGCTCTATGTACCTTAAACAGCAAAACCACGATATCCAGATAGTAGGCTGCCAACCTACAGAGGGTTCGTCTATCCCTGGCATCCGCAGATGGCCCGCGGCTTATCTGCCTAAAATATTTGATGCATCAAGGGTAGATAGGGTGATGGATATTTCTGAAGAAGAAGCTACCCAAAGGGCTCGTGAACTGGCCAAAGTGGAGGGCGTATTTGCCGGCATGAGCAGTGGTGGCGCCTTATCTGCAGCTATAAAATTAGCATCTGAACTAACCGAAGGCGTAATTGTATTTATTTGCTGCGACCGTGGCGACAGGTATCTGAGCAGCGAATTGTTTGGATAA
- a CDS encoding THUMP domain-containing class I SAM-dependent RNA methyltransferase, with protein sequence MQVFHNESKIIITCNKRLSGYLQQEVEALGYTPVRVFQTGVELKGTVTDTIALNLNLRCASQVLYLIKSFKAADPKELYDELVTIEWEKLIDFSGYFSVTSNVNNEHILTPLFANVKVKDAIVDRIKEVKGIRPNSGAEANKTLVHLYWQDDEADIFMDTSGETLAKHSYRKIPGKAPMLEALATSTIMATNWDRKSTFINPMCGSGTLAIEAALLATDKHPGLFRMNYGFMHIMGYDENVFFVERRKLKDKARKETGFKIIATDISEDAIDIAQKNAKTAGVEHLIDFAVCDFEDTEVPEVPGVVMFNPEYGERLGVHSKLEVTYKRMGDFLKKKCLGYRGYVFTGNPDLAKKIGLRPSRRIEFYNGKLDCRLFEYELYDGSKRDPSERPQPR encoded by the coding sequence ATGCAAGTTTTCCACAACGAAAGTAAAATAATAATTACCTGCAATAAAAGATTGTCAGGCTATCTTCAACAGGAGGTAGAAGCATTGGGCTACACACCGGTCCGCGTTTTTCAAACCGGGGTGGAGCTTAAGGGCACAGTTACAGATACCATAGCGCTTAACTTAAACCTGCGCTGCGCAAGCCAGGTGCTTTATTTAATAAAAAGTTTTAAAGCCGCCGACCCAAAAGAACTATACGACGAGTTAGTGACCATTGAGTGGGAAAAACTGATCGATTTCAGCGGGTATTTCTCGGTTACATCAAACGTTAATAACGAGCATATACTTACGCCTTTGTTTGCCAACGTAAAGGTGAAAGATGCTATTGTTGACAGGATTAAGGAAGTTAAAGGCATTCGCCCCAACTCAGGCGCCGAAGCCAATAAAACCCTGGTGCATTTATACTGGCAGGACGATGAGGCCGATATATTTATGGATACATCGGGCGAAACGTTGGCCAAACACAGCTATCGCAAAATACCCGGCAAGGCCCCTATGCTTGAAGCTTTGGCCACATCAACTATTATGGCTACCAACTGGGACAGGAAGAGCACATTTATTAACCCGATGTGTGGATCTGGCACTTTGGCCATTGAGGCTGCTCTGCTGGCTACCGATAAGCATCCCGGTTTATTCAGGATGAACTATGGTTTTATGCATATTATGGGGTACGATGAAAACGTGTTTTTTGTAGAGCGCCGTAAGCTGAAGGACAAGGCCAGGAAAGAAACAGGCTTTAAAATTATCGCTACCGACATATCTGAAGATGCTATAGATATTGCTCAAAAAAATGCTAAAACCGCGGGAGTAGAACATTTAATTGATTTTGCTGTTTGTGATTTTGAAGATACCGAAGTACCAGAAGTACCCGGAGTAGTAATGTTTAACCCGGAATACGGCGAGCGCTTAGGTGTGCACAGCAAGCTGGAAGTCACCTATAAAAGAATGGGCGACTTTTTGAAAAAGAAATGCCTTGGTTACAGGGGATACGTTTTTACAGGAAATCCCGACCTTGCAAAAAAAATAGGCCTACGCCCATCGCGCAGAATTGAGTTTTATAATGGCAAGTTGGATTGCCGTTTATTTGAGTATGAGTTATATGACGGCAGCAAGCGCGACCCGAGTGAACGCCCGCAGCCCAGGTAA
- a CDS encoding DUF3127 domain-containing protein gives MEVKGKVHEVSPTQQVTDSLKKRELILEYIENPQYPEYLKFEAIQDRCALIDNVKIGDDVEVFFNLRGRPWTDKTGKKSYFNSLQLWKINVLAGAGAASTPEYAAPAADISSSSDDDDLPF, from the coding sequence ATGGAAGTTAAAGGTAAAGTACATGAAGTGTCGCCAACACAACAGGTAACCGACTCACTAAAGAAGCGCGAATTGATATTAGAATATATTGAAAACCCTCAATATCCTGAGTATTTGAAGTTCGAAGCTATACAAGATCGCTGTGCTTTGATTGACAATGTAAAGATAGGCGATGACGTTGAGGTTTTCTTTAACCTGCGTGGCCGTCCATGGACTGATAAAACAGGCAAAAAAAGCTATTTCAACTCGTTGCAGTTATGGAAAATTAACGTTCTTGCAGGTGCAGGCGCAGCATCTACACCAGAGTATGCAGCACCGGCCGCAGACATCAGCTCATCAAGCGATGACGATGATTTGCCATTTTAA
- a CDS encoding sensor histidine kinase produces MKRRSIGLIIGLMGLALLGVMAMQLYFLRQSYQMQSELFDRSVNEALNNVVSKVTKQDANNFLNSKAQVKAAEIDDAGIKVVKSAENKPFTPKAGRRQTLRQKKIALLRDSLERMIKHQKLDDELSDLLQQEGTVDIKVTMAQFTDDAGIVHASYKQQVIGTHITHTAKIPHKLRKYDTLRYEYPDPQFGKQLILIPRINPLWQREQVRKQKERQVAQIKRMLETDSIQNVSVNTNPGKTNVIANLAEEYSRSGQPLTKRLNLLWIDTLLRFELHDKGISLPFSYEVTTASSDSLIFSSANDLEGNKPAFIPANTYQTAIFSRDVINDPGKIKLSFPQKNSLILSKMTATMGTTGGLLIVLIFCFGYTIFSILKQKKVSEMKIDFINNMTHEFKTPVSTIMIASEALKDKEITNDQNRVLRLANIIFEENERLGSHIERVLNIARIEKNDFKLDKKPLDVNDMIAVVLDSMALKLHKCNAKTTLELEAENAVIIADELHFSNVLYNLIDNAIKYSHENPEITISTFNKNGQVVIKVADKGIGMSRDQQTKIFEQFYRIPTGNLHDVKGFGLGLSYVNTIVKRLNGSISVKSEREKGSEFELKFAVA; encoded by the coding sequence ATGAAGAGACGTAGTATTGGTTTAATTATAGGTTTAATGGGGCTTGCACTTTTGGGTGTAATGGCCATGCAATTATATTTTTTAAGGCAATCGTACCAGATGCAATCCGAGCTTTTTGACCGCTCTGTTAACGAGGCCCTTAACAACGTGGTATCAAAAGTAACCAAACAGGATGCCAACAACTTTTTAAATTCAAAAGCCCAGGTTAAAGCAGCCGAAATAGATGATGCGGGAATAAAGGTTGTAAAAAGCGCTGAAAACAAACCCTTTACCCCCAAAGCGGGCAGGCGGCAAACCCTGAGACAAAAGAAAATAGCCCTGCTGCGCGATAGTCTTGAACGCATGATAAAGCATCAAAAACTTGATGATGAGCTAAGCGATTTATTACAGCAGGAGGGCACCGTGGATATTAAAGTGACCATGGCGCAGTTTACCGATGATGCCGGCATAGTGCATGCCAGCTACAAACAGCAGGTAATTGGCACACACATTACCCATACCGCAAAAATACCTCATAAACTGCGTAAATATGATACGCTGCGTTACGAATATCCCGATCCGCAGTTTGGCAAGCAATTAATTTTGATACCGCGCATTAACCCCCTTTGGCAGCGCGAACAAGTGCGCAAGCAAAAGGAAAGACAGGTTGCACAGATCAAAAGAATGCTGGAGACCGATTCGATCCAAAACGTAAGCGTAAACACAAACCCTGGCAAGACAAATGTTATAGCCAACCTGGCCGAAGAATACAGCAGATCGGGGCAACCGCTTACCAAGCGCTTAAACCTGCTTTGGATAGATACTCTTTTACGTTTTGAACTGCATGACAAAGGGATTTCTTTGCCCTTTAGCTACGAGGTTACTACGGCCAGCAGCGATTCGCTTATATTTTCAAGCGCCAACGACCTGGAGGGTAACAAGCCTGCGTTTATACCTGCCAATACCTACCAAACGGCTATTTTTAGTCGCGATGTAATCAACGATCCGGGAAAGATCAAGCTATCGTTTCCGCAAAAAAACTCACTCATATTAAGTAAAATGACTGCTACTATGGGTACAACCGGCGGTTTGCTTATCGTTTTGATATTTTGTTTTGGATATACCATTTTCTCTATCCTGAAACAGAAAAAAGTATCAGAGATGAAAATAGATTTCATCAATAATATGACCCACGAGTTTAAAACCCCGGTATCAACTATTATGATTGCCAGCGAGGCTTTAAAGGACAAGGAAATTACAAACGATCAAAATAGGGTATTGCGCCTGGCCAATATAATTTTTGAGGAAAATGAACGTTTAGGTAGCCATATAGAGCGCGTGTTAAATATTGCCCGCATCGAAAAAAATGATTTTAAGCTTGATAAAAAGCCGCTTGATGTAAACGATATGATAGCGGTTGTATTGGATAGTATGGCGCTTAAGCTGCATAAATGCAATGCTAAAACCACACTTGAACTGGAGGCCGAAAACGCGGTAATAATTGCCGACGAACTTCATTTTTCAAACGTGTTGTATAACCTTATCGATAACGCAATAAAGTATAGCCATGAAAACCCCGAAATAACCATCAGCACTTTCAATAAAAACGGACAGGTGGTAATTAAGGTGGCTGATAAAGGTATAGGCATGAGCCGCGACCAGCAAACAAAAATATTTGAACAGTTTTACCGTATTCCTACAGGTAACCTGCACGATGTTAAAGGTTTTGGACTGGGCTTAAGCTATGTAAACACCATTGTAAAAAGGCTGAACGGCAGTATCAGCGTAAAATCTGAAAGAGAAAAAGGATCGGAGTTTGAATTGAAATTCGCGGTGGCGTAG
- a CDS encoding response regulator transcription factor, whose amino-acid sequence MKKILLVEDDANLGLLLQDYLQLKGKFDVILCKDGEEGLRTFTKHVFDLLILDVMMPKKDGFTLGKDIRKINPNVPIIFATAKGMIEDKTQAFNLGGDDYITKPFRIEELLLRINALLKRSSGTEKTDEEKQTSFKIGRYTFDYTSQIITIGETLQKLSTKEAELLRLLCMRKNEVLTREEALLNIWHDDNYFNGRSMDVFLSKIRKYLKDDPNVEIINVHGRGYKLLIN is encoded by the coding sequence ATGAAGAAAATACTACTGGTTGAGGATGATGCCAATTTAGGTTTACTGCTACAGGACTACCTGCAGTTGAAAGGGAAGTTTGATGTTATCTTGTGCAAAGATGGCGAAGAAGGGCTGCGTACCTTTACCAAGCATGTATTTGATTTGCTGATACTGGATGTAATGATGCCCAAAAAAGATGGCTTTACCCTGGGCAAAGATATCAGGAAAATAAACCCGAACGTACCCATCATATTTGCCACAGCCAAAGGCATGATTGAGGATAAAACCCAGGCCTTTAACCTTGGTGGCGATGACTATATTACTAAGCCATTTCGTATAGAAGAACTACTCTTGCGTATAAACGCCTTGCTGAAACGCAGCAGCGGTACCGAAAAAACTGATGAGGAAAAGCAAACCAGCTTTAAAATTGGCCGGTATACTTTTGACTATACCTCGCAAATCATCACTATAGGCGAAACCCTTCAAAAGTTATCTACCAAAGAGGCCGAACTTTTGCGCCTGCTGTGCATGCGTAAAAACGAAGTGCTTACCCGCGAAGAAGCCCTGCTAAATATCTGGCATGACGATAACTACTTTAACGGCCGCAGCATGGATGTGTTTTTAAGCAAAATTCGCAAGTATTTAAAAGATGACCCCAATGTCGAGATCATTAATGTACATGGCAGGGGCTATAAATTACTGATCAATTAG
- a CDS encoding tetratricopeptide repeat protein, translating into MRYLLLIILCSVSISASAQWWVKPAKSIGNVFKKHERFPLIADVKDHSIGRLPAAQLAKHKITRVNLDLASYSLYLQEMAVMKTAQHNMRFRVYNAASYNFSDLAQMYLKQNRLSEAKWYWLQSLLISRQQNDDKHTITSLMGLATCKAGYGDFTQAMQDLNEARDIANSHGFTADVASINKQMRYLQDNKDNPKAEIRYAETAEQEPKKVIK; encoded by the coding sequence ATGAGATATCTTTTACTAATTATCTTGTGCTCCGTAAGTATATCCGCATCGGCACAATGGTGGGTAAAACCGGCTAAAAGCATAGGTAACGTATTTAAAAAACACGAGCGTTTTCCGCTGATTGCTGATGTAAAAGACCACTCCATTGGTCGGCTACCGGCGGCGCAGTTAGCTAAACATAAAATCACCCGTGTTAACCTTGATCTTGCCTCCTATTCGCTTTACCTGCAGGAGATGGCGGTAATGAAAACCGCACAGCATAATATGAGGTTCAGGGTATACAATGCTGCAAGCTACAATTTTAGCGATCTGGCACAAATGTACCTGAAGCAAAACCGCTTATCCGAAGCTAAATGGTATTGGCTGCAAAGCCTCCTGATATCGCGCCAGCAAAACGACGACAAGCACACCATAACCAGCCTGATGGGGCTTGCAACCTGCAAAGCCGGCTACGGCGATTTTACCCAGGCCATGCAGGATTTGAACGAAGCCCGCGATATAGCCAATAGCCACGGCTTTACAGCTGATGTTGCCAGCATTAACAAACAAATGCGCTACCTGCAGGACAATAAAGACAACCCTAAAGCCGAGATCCGTTATGCGGAAACCGCCGAACAGGAGCCTAAAAAGGTAATTAAATAA